The window CCGTGGGAGTAAAAGGCGTGGATCAGTACCCTTGAGATGCGCATACCATCGAACAAATTTGTGCTCGCGACCTTCCCATTTTTCTTGTTTTACAATTGGATCTGAGAATTTTGAAAGCCCATAATAATATCCAACTATACTCGAGAAAATCATATGTGCACACACCGTAAACATCCCTCTAAAAATAAATACCGAAAATAAATTCAAGAAATCCCCCGTCCTGATTCCGGAATAAAAATATAAAATATTTTCACTAAATGCGAAGCCGAGCCCAACTAATAGATTGTATTTTATACAGTTATTAATTGTTTTTATCTGAATCGAAGAAAAATCTACAAAATAAATAACATAACCTTTTGAAATTTCTTCCATAACACCGGCGAGCATATATGTCACCGTAAACCAGATAAGTGTATTATTTATATTTGAGTCTATGAAATTATAAACATCAAATTCCGGATGATATAACCATAGCCACTGCAAACCCAAAATCGGCAAAACGGTGAGGGTTCCGAGTAAGAAAACATAAATCATATGCTTAGTCTCTTCTGCCTTTGATCGACCTGGCCCCGCCGGCTTGAACCAAACGTACATCCAGACAAACACGGGCACAAGCGCCATAACAGCCGCGACTACGTATTTAAAAATTTCTGTTTGTATGATGTCTTGAAAGATGTTCATTAAGCACGTATTATTTCTTATGATTATATCATTTTTCGCCTTATTATACCAATAAATCCTTTACCACAATGATCTGTCCTAAATGTGAACACCACGATACAAAAGTTATAGATTCCAGAGATACTATGGAGGGGAAGGCTATTCGGCGGAGACGAGAGTGCCTCAAGTGCAATTATCGGTTCACTACTTTTGAGAATATAGAGACTGCTAATTTTATAGTTATTAAAAAAGATGGCGTACGCGAACAATACAATCGAGAGAAACTCGAGATTGGAATTTGGAAATCATGTGAGAAACGCCCTATCACTCAAGCGCAGATCAAAGAAATGCTAGATATGCTCGAAGAAAAATGGGTGGCAATAGGTAAAGAAGTACCATCTGAAAGCATTGGAGAGGGTGTTATGGAAGCTCTCAAAAAAATAGATGAAGTTGCATATATTCGCTTCGCCTCTGTTTATCGGCAATTCAAAGATGTGGAAAGCTTCAAAAAGGAGCTCGCAGAGCTACTAAAATGAAGAACCCCGCCCTTACGGACGGGGTATCAACCCGCCAAAGGCGGATCGCTCCGCTTTAGACTAGATTCACTGTTTGGTGTGCATTTGGATCCATAGTTACTCCATCTACGTCACATGAAACCCAAAGTTGGTATTCGATTTTTTTACCTTGAAGGGCTTGCATAGCCCCACCTACTTGTGCGATTGCACCAAAAACTCCTTCAGCTTCTTTTTTCTGCTCCTCTGTCGCAAGGTTCATTGAGAATTGCACTTGTTTTGTCTCCCCTGCATGAATGTCAAAACCATTCATATCTTTTGATTCTGCAAGTCTTTTCTTTGAAACTTTTTTGTTATTTCCAGTTCCTGTAGTGATTCTTTGCTCCAACCAATACTCAAAAGACAGAACTTTTTGATCACTTTTACTTGTCAAAACAACAGTGCCACTAACCATTGCCGCTGCCTTTGAAATCTCTGCCGGAGCTTGAAGTTGTAGTTTCACACCTCCAATACCGAAAAACTGCTTTATCTTATCTACAAATCCCATGTTTATTTTTGTTAAAAAATTTAATAAAACTATTTTACCCTTCAAGTCAGGATTTACAAAATGCTAAATTCAATTTTATCTATTGGTGAATATAAGTTATACTGCCTGCGAAATAAAAAAATATAACTTCGCAAAAATGAAAATTTACACAAAAAAAGGTGACACCGGACAGACTGATCTTATTGGGGAGAGAGTCGACAAAGATAATCTACGAATTTCTACGATAGGGACTTTGGATGAATTGAATAGTTTACTTGGAATGGCAAGGACTAAATGCTCACTACAAAATGTTTGCGAAGCTACTAAATATTTGCAGGGCGCTATATTTACTATCAGTGCGATTATTGCAACTCCTGCGCCAGCTCCTAAAAAAGCAAAGAAGCTTCAAGCTCCATCGGCAAAAAACCTAGAAGAAGTAATAGATGAGATAGAGAAAATCCTTCCACCTCTAAATAATTTCATACTTCCGGGTGGTCATGAAACTGCAGCGACTTTGCATCATGCAAGATCTGTATGCAGAAGAGCGGAACGACTTATAGTTGCGCTAAGCAAAAAAGATACTGTCGACGCTGACATTTTGAAATTCATAAATCGTACTTCTGATTTCTTGTTTATTATGGCGCGATACGTGAATCACCATTACATGCTTCACGAAACAATTTGGGAAGGAGCTAAACTTATAGAAGTGGATGAAGAGATGCATAGAATTGAAGAGGATACTGTAGTAGAAAATGAAGCTGTTGAAATTGAAGCGGAGATTGAAGAAGAAGTAATTGAGGTTGCTACCGTGAATTCAGAAGAAGTTGAAATTCCAGCGGTTGAGGTTGCTAGCTAATACATACTAAAAAACTGCACGACTTATGGTAACTAAAATTAAAATCACACCTCCTAATCTAAATCCTATGAATTTCCCTATACCAAAAGGACTTTTCAAACTTTCCTTTATTATGTTCCTGGCAATCTTACTGGTTATCTTCGATGGATTCTTCTTGGTTCCTGCTGGGCATGTCGGAGTGATGTTTGACTATACACGTGGTGGAGTTCTTGAAAACGAACGTGGGGAGGGTATCCAATTTAAAATTCCTATTATTCAAAAAGCGACTATTTTTAATGTAAGAACTCAAGAATACACGATGAGTATCGCAGCCGGAGAAGGTTATAAATATGAGAATGATGCGATTGAGGCTAGGTCCAAGGATGGGCAAGTTGTGTTTATTGACGGGACTGCTCTTTTCCACATCGCAAAAGATGATGCGAGCATCATATATCAAACTTTAGGAACCGAAATTGACGTTATAACAAAAGTTGTAAGACCAAAAGCTCGTGAGACGGTTCGTGAAGTCGTTGGTAGATTTAATTCACTTGATCTCGTGTCAGAAAAACGTTCTGAAATTTCAGATTTAATAAACGACGAATTAAAGGCCTCATTTGCAGTGGACAATGTAACTATGGAAGAATTTATCATTCGAAATGTTTCTTTTTCTGAAGAATTCGCAGCTGTGATCGAACAAAAAGAAATAGCTCGTCAAAACATACTTACGGCTGAATATAGGAAACAAGAGGCGGAGGCGTTGAAAGCAAAAAAAATTATTGAGGCGGAAGCGGACGCTGAATCAATCCGTCTAAAAGGTGATGCTCTTCGCTCAAATCCAGAGGTTATTCAACTCGAATTTGTAGACAAAATGGCAGGAGATATCAAATGGGGGATTTTGCCCGACAATATCGTACCACTTATGAATTTCCAGCAATAGGTTGTGCCGATGCGATTTCCTAAAAAACCAATATGAAACTTAAACTTGTTTCAACAATAATCCTGTTTGATATCGTGCTGATAATTTTTATCACATATATGCTGGTACAGCATAATAAAACCAATGGAGGTTTTAACCTGCCTAAAGGTCAAAACGTATCTATATATGGAGTTATACTCAATGATGGTGGTGTAAATGGCGAAGTCCTCGGCTGCGGGGATAGCTTGGTGCCTGTTAGAAATTATGAGTCAGAGCAATTTAGAGAGGTAAGTGAGGGTCTTATAAATGAAGCTGTAAGTGAACTTTTTGCACTTTCAAATGAAATCATAGGTGGGGATGCTGTTGACGGCGCATTGTTTACTGCGGCTTATCAGCCAGAACTAACCGTTGATGGTGTAGAGATAAATGGTAGCGTTGCAAATGTATTCTTAAGTGGGAAAATATCTATGGGCGGTGTGTGTGACACGCCTCGTTTTGAAAAACAGCTTGAACGAACTGCAACACAATTTGAAGGAATTGATTTTGCCAGATTTTACCTAAATGGTTCAGAGGAAAACTACAGAGCATCTCTAAGTAGCAGGTAGAGTAGACTTTTATATGATTTTAAGTATAATGTGAGTCCATTTTAAGTGGGCTTAACTATTCTCATAAAATGATTGAAGAAGTGTATCTCGATTATGCGGCGGCGACACCTGTGTCGCCGAAAGTGTTTGAAGCTATGAAGCCGTACTTTATAGAGCAATTTGGTAATCCCGGAAGTGTACATACCAAAGGACAAGAGGGGCGGCGAGCCGTGGATACGGCGAGACGCACATGTTCTGAGATTTTAAATTGTGAACCTCGTGAAGTTATTTTTACTGCTAGTGGAACTGAATCTGATAACCTTGCTATCCAAGGGATTTGTTATGCCTACGCAGATGAAGTTCGAAATAGCGCCCTGGACCAAAAACCACATATTATCACCTCCAATGCCGAACACAGTGCTGTCTTAAATACGATTGAATACTTGGAGAAAAATCATAATTTTGATGTTACATATATAGAAGTTGATGAATTTGGGATGGTAAGCCCTAAAAAGGTCGCGGAGGCAATTCGAGAAGAAACGATTTTCTGTTCCATAATGTATGCAAACAATGAAGTTGGGGCTATCAATCCTATCGCTGAAATTGCGAAAATTTGCCACGAATCAAAGGGTCGAAACGGAAAAGGTGTGATTTTTCATACTGATGCATGCCAAGCCGGAGGAGCTCTGCCACTTGATGTACAGGCTCTCGATGTTGATTTGATGACCCTGAACGGTTCAAAAATTTATGGGCCAAAAGGTATTGGAGTTCTTTATAAGAAACAATCATTTAAAATCATACCAATGATTTTTGGTGGAGAGGGGCAAGAGCACAGACTGCGCGCCGGCACTGAAAATGTACCTGCAATAGTTGGCTTGGCGGAAGCTCTAAAGCTCGCAGAGAAATTTAGAAATGGAGAAATTGTCGATGGAATGGCACTCAAAAATCTAGTTGAATTACGTGATTATTTAACTGAAGAAATTTTAAAAAATATTCCGGATTCTTACTTA is drawn from Candidatus Peregrinibacteria bacterium and contains these coding sequences:
- a CDS encoding sporulation protein, with the protein product MGFVDKIKQFFGIGGVKLQLQAPAEISKAAAMVSGTVVLTSKSDQKVLSFEYWLEQRITTGTGNNKKVSKKRLAESKDMNGFDIHAGETKQVQFSMNLATEEQKKEAEGVFGAIAQVGGAMQALQGKKIEYQLWVSCDVDGVTMDPNAHQTVNLV
- a CDS encoding PrsW family intramembrane metalloprotease, with the translated sequence MNIFQDIIQTEIFKYVVAAVMALVPVFVWMYVWFKPAGPGRSKAEETKHMIYVFLLGTLTVLPILGLQWLWLYHPEFDVYNFIDSNINNTLIWFTVTYMLAGVMEEISKGYVIYFVDFSSIQIKTINNCIKYNLLVGLGFAFSENILYFYSGIRTGDFLNLFSVFIFRGMFTVCAHMIFSSIVGYYYGLSKFSDPIVKQEKWEGREHKFVRWYAHLKGTDPRLLLPRIKWWTGIVIAMILHGAYNLSLLGGWIWLSMLIVIGGFVYVRYLSTRKAGNLVLAMTGAAKPSMMAPRDEEVVLELLGMWMNEGKFKEVEDICSRLLERDPDNRVVKLFQAKAEDKGKLKGAFGKLRDSLRK
- a CDS encoding prohibitin family protein, producing the protein MVTKIKITPPNLNPMNFPIPKGLFKLSFIMFLAILLVIFDGFFLVPAGHVGVMFDYTRGGVLENERGEGIQFKIPIIQKATIFNVRTQEYTMSIAAGEGYKYENDAIEARSKDGQVVFIDGTALFHIAKDDASIIYQTLGTEIDVITKVVRPKARETVREVVGRFNSLDLVSEKRSEISDLINDELKASFAVDNVTMEEFIIRNVSFSEEFAAVIEQKEIARQNILTAEYRKQEAEALKAKKIIEAEADAESIRLKGDALRSNPEVIQLEFVDKMAGDIKWGILPDNIVPLMNFQQ
- the nrdR gene encoding transcriptional regulator NrdR; protein product: MICPKCEHHDTKVIDSRDTMEGKAIRRRRECLKCNYRFTTFENIETANFIVIKKDGVREQYNREKLEIGIWKSCEKRPITQAQIKEMLDMLEEKWVAIGKEVPSESIGEGVMEALKKIDEVAYIRFASVYRQFKDVESFKKELAELLK
- a CDS encoding cysteine desulfurase family protein; its protein translation is MIEEVYLDYAAATPVSPKVFEAMKPYFIEQFGNPGSVHTKGQEGRRAVDTARRTCSEILNCEPREVIFTASGTESDNLAIQGICYAYADEVRNSALDQKPHIITSNAEHSAVLNTIEYLEKNHNFDVTYIEVDEFGMVSPKKVAEAIREETIFCSIMYANNEVGAINPIAEIAKICHESKGRNGKGVIFHTDACQAGGALPLDVQALDVDLMTLNGSKIYGPKGIGVLYKKQSFKIIPMIFGGEGQEHRLRAGTENVPAIVGLAEALKLAEKFRNGEIVDGMALKNLVELRDYLTEEILKNIPDSYLNGPMGNGQAINRLPNNVNISFAGIDGAMLLMKLDTAGIYTTSGSACTSGSLDPSHVLIAMGKGEELATGAIRLSLGHSTTKAELDYVIKTLTTAIHDLRDSSPTY
- a CDS encoding GerMN domain-containing protein produces the protein MKLKLVSTIILFDIVLIIFITYMLVQHNKTNGGFNLPKGQNVSIYGVILNDGGVNGEVLGCGDSLVPVRNYESEQFREVSEGLINEAVSELFALSNEIIGGDAVDGALFTAAYQPELTVDGVEINGSVANVFLSGKISMGGVCDTPRFEKQLERTATQFEGIDFARFYLNGSEENYRASLSSR
- a CDS encoding cob(I)yrinic acid a,c-diamide adenosyltransferase gives rise to the protein MKIYTKKGDTGQTDLIGERVDKDNLRISTIGTLDELNSLLGMARTKCSLQNVCEATKYLQGAIFTISAIIATPAPAPKKAKKLQAPSAKNLEEVIDEIEKILPPLNNFILPGGHETAATLHHARSVCRRAERLIVALSKKDTVDADILKFINRTSDFLFIMARYVNHHYMLHETIWEGAKLIEVDEEMHRIEEDTVVENEAVEIEAEIEEEVIEVATVNSEEVEIPAVEVAS